In Phragmites australis chromosome 16, lpPhrAust1.1, whole genome shotgun sequence, one DNA window encodes the following:
- the LOC133896146 gene encoding protein MIZU-KUSSEI 1-like encodes MPSLIDGAASLRSLLRPTTDERRAKLSGAGAGGAVGLFKMFKLLPMLTTGCKMAKLLGRHNRVPLLADHAPTVTLFGHRRGRLSLAIHEDTRAPPVFLIELPMLAAALQREMATGTVKLALESDTRSARRRLIEEYVWAVYCNGRKAGYAIRRKDASDDERHVLRLLRGVSMGAGVLPPPPDERAGAATPSAGPDGELTYMRARVERVVGSKDSEAFYMINPDDGSDSGARGGDSAPELSIFLVRKK; translated from the coding sequence ATGCCATCTCTCATCGACGGCGCTGCGTCGCTGCGGTCGCTGCTCCGGCCGACCACCGATGAGCGGCGGGCGAAGCTCTCGGGAGCGGGGGCAGGGGGCGCCGTGGGGCTCTTCAAGATGTTCAAGCTCCTACCGATGCTCACCACGGGCTGCAAGATGGCGAAGCTGCTCGGGCGGCACAACAGGGTGCCCCTCCTCGCCGACCACGCGCCTACGGTGACGCTGTTCGGGCACCGGCGCGGGCGGCTGAGCCTGGCCATCCACGAGGATACCCGCGCTCCGCCGGTGTTCCTGATCGAGCTGCCCATGCTGGCGGCCGCGCTGCAAAGGGAGATGGCCACGGGCACTGTGAAGCTGGCGCTGGAGAGCGACACGCgcagcgcgcggcggcggctgattGAGGAGTACGTCTGGGCGGTCTACTGCAACGGGCGCAAGGCCGGCTACGCCATCCGGAGGAAGGACGCGTCCGACGACGAGCGGCACGTCCTGCGGCTGCTGCGCGGAGTGTCCATGGGCGCTGgggtgctgccgccgccgcccgacgaGAGGGCGGGCGCCGCCACGCCGTCCGCGGGGCCCGACGGCGAGCTCACATACATGCGCGCCCGCGTCGAGCGCGTCGTCGGGTCCAAGGACTCCGAGGCGTTCTACATGATCAACCCGGACGACGGCAGCGACAGCGGCGCCCGCGGCGGCGATAGCGCGCCGGAGCTGAGCATTTTCCTTGTAAGGAAGAAGTGA